A region from the Candidatus Zymogenaceae bacterium genome encodes:
- a CDS encoding glycerophosphodiester phosphodiesterase, translating into MIRDLISSGTLAVAHRGDPLVKPQNTESAFRSALAYDIDMIETDINQTKDGVPVIIHDQSVDHLSDGTGLVADMTLAQIKKLDFGSWMSEAFAGERIMTLDELLELIGNTDVALNLEIKSGPIVYPKIAENALSRIHDHAMSNRVIISSFDHRLVKTIKSIDPKVMTAILYHAGLIDHIAPAKNALADGIHPEHGTVTGELIDAAKDAGLFVNTWTVDDAGRMRELRDMGVSGIISNLPALLVDTLKR; encoded by the coding sequence ATGATACGAGACCTTATCAGTTCAGGAACCCTCGCCGTCGCCCATCGGGGGGATCCGCTGGTCAAGCCCCAGAACACCGAATCCGCCTTTCGATCGGCGCTGGCGTACGACATCGACATGATAGAGACTGATATCAACCAGACCAAGGACGGCGTCCCGGTGATCATTCACGACCAATCGGTGGATCACCTGAGCGACGGAACGGGCCTGGTTGCGGATATGACCCTCGCACAGATCAAGAAGCTCGATTTCGGCTCGTGGATGAGCGAAGCGTTTGCCGGCGAGCGGATCATGACCCTCGACGAGCTTCTCGAACTGATCGGAAACACCGATGTGGCCCTGAACCTTGAAATCAAGAGCGGCCCGATCGTTTACCCGAAAATCGCCGAGAATGCGCTTTCCCGCATACACGATCACGCCATGAGCAACCGGGTCATCATCAGCTCGTTCGACCACCGCCTCGTCAAAACAATCAAGTCCATCGACCCGAAGGTAATGACCGCCATCCTCTACCACGCAGGACTCATCGACCATATCGCCCCCGCCAAAAACGCCCTTGCTGACGGTATCCACCCGGAGCACGGCACCGTCACCGGGGAGCTGATCGATGCCGCAAAAGATGCGGGGCTCTTCGTCAACACCTGGACCGTGGACGATGCCGGGCGTATGCGGGAGCTTCGCGACATGGGAGTATCGGGGATCATCTCGAACCTCCCGGCCCTCCTCGTCGACACCCTGAAACGATAG
- the ccsB gene encoding c-type cytochrome biogenesis protein CcsB — MLSSEILTYVTFVYGLSFLLFMLFHLTKRKGFVTAGDIAAGLGAIAHLTALIIRWIESYRILENGHVPLTNLYESLIVFSLFLTLTYLIFRLKTRYSFLGTFMMPLPLLALAYASLMPDVERSIRPLIPALQSNWLTVHVLTCFFSYAAFAFSFVVAILYLWRKNREESILPPEKTLDELIYRGILVGMPLLTIGIITGSAWAHYAWGSYWSWDPKETWSLVTWIVYALFLHARLMAGWQGRRTALLSIIGFLAVLFTFFGVNFVLAGLHSYL; from the coding sequence ATGCTGAGCTCGGAAATACTCACGTATGTGACGTTCGTGTACGGACTTTCGTTTCTTCTGTTCATGCTCTTTCACCTGACAAAGCGAAAGGGTTTCGTTACGGCCGGGGATATCGCCGCCGGACTGGGGGCGATCGCCCATCTCACAGCCCTTATCATCCGCTGGATCGAATCGTACCGGATTCTCGAGAACGGTCACGTACCCCTGACCAATCTCTACGAATCCCTCATCGTCTTCTCCCTGTTTCTGACCCTGACCTATCTGATCTTTCGCCTGAAGACGAGATATTCGTTTCTGGGCACGTTCATGATGCCCCTGCCGCTTCTGGCCCTGGCCTATGCGTCCCTGATGCCGGATGTGGAGCGGAGCATTCGCCCGCTGATTCCGGCGCTCCAGAGCAACTGGCTGACGGTTCACGTACTGACGTGCTTCTTCTCCTACGCCGCCTTCGCCTTCTCCTTCGTGGTGGCGATCCTTTACCTGTGGCGAAAAAACAGGGAGGAGAGCATCCTCCCTCCTGAGAAGACCCTGGACGAGCTGATTTACCGGGGAATCCTCGTGGGGATGCCGCTTCTGACCATCGGCATCATCACCGGATCCGCATGGGCGCACTACGCGTGGGGGTCGTATTGGTCATGGGATCCGAAGGAGACCTGGTCCCTGGTGACCTGGATCGTGTACGCCCTGTTTCTCCATGCGCGGCTGATGGCCGGATGGCAGGGAAGGCGCACCGCACTCCTTTCGATCATCGGCTTTCTCGCGGTGTTGTTTACCTTCTTCGGCGTCAACTTCGTCCTGGCAGGTCTTCACTCATATCTATAG